Below is a window of Schistocerca cancellata isolate TAMUIC-IGC-003103 chromosome 4, iqSchCanc2.1, whole genome shotgun sequence DNA.
atgggaaagacgaaaacatgggaaagacgcaaatatgggaaagacgcaagcaTGGGAAAGACGataagatgggaaagacgcaaatatgggaaagacgcaaagacgggaaagacgcaaatatggggaagacgcaaatatggggaagacgcaaatatggggaagacgcaaatatggggaagacgcaaatatgggaaagaggcaaatatgggaaaggtgcaaatatgggaaagacgcaaatatgggaaagacgcaaatatgggaaagacgcaattatgggaaagacgcaattatgggatagacgcaattatgggaaagacgcaattatgggaaagacgcaattatgggaaggacgcaattatgggaaagacgcaattatgggaaagacgcaaatatgggaaagacgcaaatatgggaaagacgcaaatatgggaaaaacgcaaatatgggaaaaacgcaaatatgtgaaaaacgcatatatgggaaaaaggcaaacatgggtaaaacgcaaatatggaaaaaacgcaaatatgggaaaaacgcaaatatgggaaaaacgcaaacatgggaaaaacgcaaatatgggaaaaactcagatatgggaaaaacgcaaatatgggaaaaacgcaaatatcggaaaaacgcatacattggaaaaacgcaaaaattggaaaaacgcaaaaatgggaaaaatgcaaatatggaaaaatgcaaatatgggaagaatgcaaatatgggagaagataaacttgtggtacaacttgacaagaggaaagaatcggttcgaaggacatagtctgaatagtcaaaggttcacgaaatatatgagaaacgcaaatatgggaaagacgcaaagatggtAAAGACGCAAAGTTGGGAAagacgcagatacgggaaaaatgcaaagatgggaaagacgcagatATGGGGAAGACTCAAATATGGTGAAGACGAAAATATggggagacgcaaatatgggaaagatgcaaatatgggcaagacgcaagtatgggaaagacgcaaatatgtaaaaatagcaaatatgggaataacgcaaatatggggataacgcaaatatggcaaaaatgcaaatatggcaaaaacgaaaatatggcaaaaacgcaactatggcaaaaacgcaactattccaaaaacgcaaatatggcaaaaacgcaaatatggcaaaaacgcaaatatggcaaaaacgcaactatggcagaaacgcaactatggcaaaaacgcaactatggcaaaaacgcaactatggcaaagacgcaactatggcaaaaacgcaactatggcaaagacgcaactatTGCAGAAACGCAAAATTGGGAAAAAAAAACTATGGGAAAACCGCaactatggaaaaaacgcaaatatgggaaaaacgcaaatatgggaaaaacgcaaatatgggaaaaacgcaaatatgggaaaaaaaacaaatatgtgaaaaacttaaatatgggaaaaacgcaaacatgggataaACGCAtatatttgaaaaacgcaaatatggaaaaaacgcaaatatggcgaaaacataaatatggcaaaacgcaaatatggcaaaaacgcaaataaggcaaaaacgcaaatatggcaaaaacgcaaatatggcaataacgcaaatatggtaaaaacgcaaatatggcaaaaacgcaactaaggcaaaaacgcaaccatggcataaatgcaactatggcaaaaacgcaactatgacgaaaacgcaactatggcaaaaacgcaactatggaaaaaacgcaactatggcaaagatgcaactgtggcaaaaacgcaaatattggaaaaacggaactatgggaaaaatgcaactatgggaaaaacgcaactatgggaaaaacgcaaatattggaaaaacgcaaatatggcaaaaacgcaaatatggcaaaacgcaattatggcaaaaacgcaaatatggcaaaaacgcaaatatggccaaccgcaaatatggcaaatcgtaaATATGTCAgatcgaaaatatgggaaaaacgcaaagatgggaaaaacgcaaatatgggaaaaacatatggcaaaaacgcaaatattggaattaCGCAAgtatgggaagaatgcaaatatgggaaaaatgcaaatatgggagaagataaacttgtggtacaacttgacaagaggaaagaatcggttggtaggacatagtctgaacagtcaaaggttcacgaaatatatgagaaatgcaaatatggcaaagacgcaaatatggcaacgacgcaaatatggcaaagacgcaaatatggcaaagacgcaaaaatgggtaagacgcaaaaatgggaaagatgcaaaaatgggaaagatggaaaaatgggaaagacacaaatatgggaaaaacgcaaatatggaaaaacgcatatatgggaaaaactcaaatatgggaaaaacgcaaatatggcaaaaacggaaatatgtcaaaaacgcaaatatgtcaaaaacgcaaatatggcaaaaacgcaactatggcaaaaacgcaactatggcaaaaacgcaagtatgacaagaacgcaactatggcaaaaacgcaactatggcgaaaacccaactatggcaaaaacgcaactatggcaaaaacgtaacaatggcaaaaacgcaaatatggcaaaaacgcaaatatggcaaaaacgcaaatatgggaaaaacgcaaatatgggaaaaacgcaaatatgggaaaaacgcaaatgtggtaaaaaacgcaaatataggaaaaacgcaaatatggcaaaaacgaaaatatggggcaaacgcaaatatgggacaaacgcaagtatgggaaaaacgcaaatatggcaaaaacgcaaatatgacaaaaacgcaaaaatgggaaaaacgcaaaaatgggaaaaacgcaaatatggaaaaaacgcaaatatgtgaaaaacgcaaatatgggaaaaacgcaaatatgtgaaaattgcaaatatgggaaaaacgcaaatatggcaaaaacggaaatatgggaaaaacgcaaatatggcaaaaacgcaaatatggcgaaaacgcaaatatggcaaaaacgcaaatatgggaaaaacgcaaatatggaaaaaacgcaaaaatggcagaaacgcaaatatgggaaaaacgcaattacgggaaatacgcaaatatgggaaaaacgcaaatatgggaaaaacgcaaatctgggaaaaacgcatttatggcaaaatcgcaaatatatcaaatacacaaatatgacaaaaacgcaaatatggcaacaacgcaaatatgacaaaaacgcaaatttcgaaaaacgcaaatatgggaaaaacgcaaatatgggaaaacgcaaatatgggaaaaacgcaaatataagaaaaacgcaaatatgggaaagacgaaaacatgggaaagacgcaaatatgggaaagacgcaagcaTGAAAAAGAcgaaaacatgggaaagacgcaaatatgggaaagaagcaaatatggaaaagaggcaaatatggcaataacgcaaatatggcaaaaacgcaagtatggcaaaaacgcaagtatcgcAAAaaagcaagtatggcaaaaacgcaagaatgacaaaaatgtaagtatggcaaaaacgcaagtatggcaaaaacacaggtatggcaaaaacgcaagtatggcaaaaacgcaagtatggcaaaaacgcaagtatggcaaaaacacaaatatggtaaaaacgcaaatacggcaaaaacgcaaatatggcaaaaacgcaaatatgggaaaaacgcaaatatgggaaaaacgcaaatatgggaaaaacgcaaatgtggggaaaaggcaaatataggagaaacacaaatatgggaaaaacgaaaatatgggacaaacgcaaatatgggaaaaacgcaagtatgggaaaaacgcaaatatggcaaaaatgcaaatatggcaaaaacgcaaaaatggaaaaaacgcaaaaatggaaaaacgcaaatatgggaaaaacgtaaaaatgggaaaaacgcaaaaatgggaaaaacgcaaatatgggaaaaacgcaaatatgggaaaaacgcaaaaatgggaaaaacgcaaaaatggcaaaaacgcaaatatggcaaaaacgcatatatggcaaaatcgcaaatatggcaaaaacacaaatatggcaaaaacgcaaatatggcaaaaacgcaaatatgacaaaaacgcaaatttcgaaaaacgcaaatacgggaaaaacgcaaatatgggaaaacgcaaataagggaaaaacgcaaatataagaaaaacgcaaatatgggaaagacgaaaacatgggaaagacgcaaatatgggaaaaacgcaagcatGGGAAAGACGataagatgggaaagacgcaaatattggaaagacgcaaagacgggaaagacgcaaatatggggaagacgcaaatatggggaagacgcaaatatggggaagacgcaaatatggggaagacgcaaatatgggaaagaggcaaatatgggaaaggtgcaaatatgggaaagacgcaaatatgggaaagacgcaaatatgggaaagacgcaattatgggaaagacgcaattatgggatagacgcaattatgggaaagacgcaattatgggaaagacgcaattatgggaaggatgcaattatgggaaagacgcaattatgggaaagacgcaaatatgggaaagacgcaaatatgggaaagacgcaaatatgggaaaaacgcaaatatgggaaaaacgcaaatatgtgaaaaacgcaaatatgggaaaaaggcaaatatgggaaaaacgcaaatatggaaaaaacgcaaatatgggaaaaacgcaaatatgggaaaaacgcaaacatgggaaaaacgcaaatatgggaaaaaacgcaaatatgggaaaaacgcaaatatgggaaaaacgcaaatatgtgaaaaacgcaaatatgggaaaaaggcaaatatgggaaaaacgcaaatatggaaaaaacgcaaatatgggaaaaacgcaaatatgggaaaaacgcaaatatgggaaaaacgcaaatgtggtaaaaaacgcaaatataggaaaaacgcaaatatggcaaaaacgaaaatatggggcaaacgcaaatatgggacaaacgcaagtatgggaaaaacgcaaatatggcaaaaacgcaaatatgacaaaaacgcaaaaatgggaaaaacgcaaaaatgggaaaaacgcaaatatggaaaaaacgcaaatatgtgaaaaacgcaaatatgggaaaaacgcaaatatgtgaaaattgcaaatatgggaaaaacgcaaatatggcaaaaacggaaatatgggaaaaacgcaaatatggcaaaaacgcaaatatggcgaaaacgcaaatatggcaaaaacgcaaatatgggaaaaacgcaaatatggaaaaaacgcaaaaatggcagaaacgcaaatatgggaaaaacgcaattacgggaaatacgcaaatatgggaaaaacgcaaatatgggaaaaacgcaaatctgggaaaaacgcatttatggcaaaatcgcaaatatatcaaatacacaaatatgacaaaaacgcaaatatggcaacaacgcaaatatgacaaaaacgcaaatttcgaaaaacgcaaatatgggaaaaacgcaaatatgggaaaacgcaaatatgggaaaaacgcaaatataagaaaaacgcaaatatgggaaagacgaaaacatgggaaagacgcaaatatgggaaagacgcaagcaTGAAAAAGAcgaaaacatgggaaagacgcaaatatgggaaagaagcaaatatggaaaagaggcaaatatggcaataacgcaaatatggcaaaaacgcaagtatggcaaaaacgcaagtatcgcAAAaaagcaagtatggcaaaaacgcaagaatgacaaaaatgtaagtatggcaaaaacgcaagtatggcaaaaacacaggtatggcaaaaacgcaagtatggcaaaaacgcaagtatggcaaaaacgcaagtatggcaaaaacacaaatatggtaaaaacgcaaatacggcaaaaacgcaaatatggcaaaaacgcaaatatgggaaaaacgcaaatatgggaaaaacgcaaatatgggaaaaacgcaaatgtggggaaaaggcaaatataggagaaacacaaatatgggaaaaacgaaaatatgggacaaacgcaaatatgggaaaaacgcaagtatgggaaaaacgcaaatatggcaaaaatgcaaatatggcaaaaacgcaaaaatggaaaaaacgcaaaaatggaaaaacgcaaatatgggaaaaacgtaaaaatgggaaaaacgcaaaaatgggaaaaacgcaaatatgggaaaaacgcaaatatgggaaaaacgcaaaaatgggaaaaacgcaaaaatggcaaaaacgcaaatatggcaaaaacgcatatatggcaaaatcgcaaatatggcaaaaacacaaatatggcaaaaacgcaaatatggcaaaaacgcaaatatgacaaaaacgcaaatttcgaaaaacgcaaatacgggaaaaacgcaaatatgggaaaacgcaaataagggaaaaacgcaaatataagaaaaacgcaaatatgggaaagacgaaaacatgggaaagacgcaaatatgggaaaaacgcaagcatGGGAAAGACGataagatgggaaagacgcaaatattggaaagacgcaaagacgggaaagacgcaaatatggggaagacgcaaatatggggaagacgcaaatatggggaagacgcaaatatggggaagacgcaaatatgggaaagaggcaaatatgggaaaggtgcaaatatgggaaagacgcaaatatgggaaagacgcaaatatgggaaagacgcaattatgggaaagacgcaattatgggatagacgcaattatgggaaagacgcaattatgggaaagacgcaattatgggaaggatgcaattatgggaaagacgcaattatgggaaagacgcaaatatgggaaagacgcaaatatgggaaagacgcaaatatgggaaaaacgcaaatatgggaaaaacgcaaatatgtgaaaaacgcaaatatgggaaaaaggcaaatatgggaaaaacgcaaatatggaaaaaacgcaaatatgggaaaaacgcaaatatgggaaaaacgcaaacatgggaaaaacgcaaatatgggaaaaactcagatatgggaaaaacgcaaatatgggaaaaacgcaaatatcggaaaaacgcatacattggaaaaacgcaaaaattggaaaaacgcaaaaatgggaaaaatgcaaatatggaaaaatgcaaatatgggaaaaatgcaaatatgggagaagataaacttgtggtacaacttgacaagaggaaagaatcggttcgtaggacatagtctgaatagtcaaaggttcacgaaatatatgagaaacgaaaatatgggaaagacgcaaagatggtAAAGACGCAAAGTTGGGAAAGACCCAGAGACGGGAAAaatgcaaagatgggaaagacgcaaatatggggataacgcaaatatgggaaaaacgcaaatatgggaaaaacgcaaatatggcaaaaatgcaaatatggcaaaaacgaaaatatggcaaaaacgcaactatggcaaaaacgcaactattgcaaaaacgcaaatatggcaaaaacgcaaatatggcaaaaacgcaaatattggaaaaacgcaaatatggcaaaaacgcaaataaggcaaaaacgcaaatatggaaaaaacgcaaatatggcaataacgcaaatatggtaaaaacgcaaatatggcaaaaacgcaactaaggcaaaaacgcaaccatggcataaatgcaactatggcaaaaacgcaactatggcgaaaacacaactatggcaaaaacgcaactatggaaaaaacgcaactatggcaaagatgcaactatggcaaaaacgcaaattttggaaaaacggaactatgggaaaaacgcaactatgggaaaaacgcaactatgggaaaaacgcaaatattggaaaaacgcaaatatggcaaaaacgcaaatatggcaaaaacgcaaatatggcaaaacgcaaatatggcaaaaacgcaaatatggcaaaaacgcaaatatggccaaccgcaaatatggcaaatcgtaaATATGTCaaatcgaaaatatgggaaaaacgcaaagatgggaaaaacgcaaatatgggaaaaacatatggcaaaaacgcaaatattggaattacgcaagtatgggaaaaacgcaaatatgggaaaaatgcaaatatgggagaagataaacttgtggtacaacttgacaagaggaaagaatcggttggtaggacatagtctgaacagtcaaaggttcacgaaatatatgagaaatgcaaatatggcaaagacgcaaatatggca
It encodes the following:
- the LOC126183994 gene encoding uncharacterized protein LOC126183994 produces the protein MAKTQLWQKRNYSKNANMAKTQIWQKRKYGKNATMAETQLWQKRNYGKNATMAKTQLWQKRNYGKDATIAETQNWEKKTMGKPQLWKKRKYGKNANMGKTQIWEKRKYGKKNKYVKNLNMGKTQTWDKRIYLKNANMEKTQIWRKHKYGKTQIWQKRK